Within Bacteroidota bacterium, the genomic segment CCGCATCCCGATAATTATCGGGATTAAGCGGGGCTTTCGGGATGTAGTTCGGCATTACCATTCTACAAACCAAATCTGCCACAGGCGGAGAACTATTTTAGTTTAAGAATTGGTATTACAAATGTATGGTTACGAATTCAAACCACAAATACCTTTTGGTGGGTATTTATTTTAAGGTTATCCGTGCTGCCCGTGGTTGAGTGTTTTCACCAACCACACCAGTTTCACAACCTATTTCTTCTTCTTCTTTTTCTGAAATTCTTCTTCCGATTTCATCGCATCATTTATCAATGCACTCCAATTATTATTGGCGTCTTTCGAAAAATCCAAAGTAGCTTCATAATCGTTTTTGTCAATCTTTACCTCATCAATGGGGCCGCCTATATATTTTTCAATTTCTAGTAATAATGGTTTTTCTTCAGGGCTGCAAAATGATACTGCATGACCCAGCAAAACACCCCGCCCAGTGCGACCTACACGATGCACATAATTCTCGGGCAATTCGGGCAAATCATAATTAATAACGTAATCTACTTTCGATATATCAATTCCTCTTGCACTTACATCGGTAGCAATAAGCATTTTTACTTTATCATTTTTAAAATCAGTCATGGCGGAGAGGCGTGCGTCTTGCTCTTTATCGCCATGCATAGTAAGGCTTGTAATACCCACTCTTTCCATAGCTTGATGTACTCTTTCGGCACGAACTTTTGTCCGTACAAAAACCAAAATTTTACTATCGGGTGCTTCAGTTGCTAACCTTTCCAAAAAGAAACGTTTATCATCCATGCCTATATAGGCAACAGTATGTGTTACATTTTTCGATACTGGATTTTTGGGCGATATATGTATACGAATTGGATTTTCTACAATAGCATAAGCCAACTTTTTTATTTCCTTATCAATCGTTGCGGAGAAAAATAAAGTTTGCCTTTTGAATGGCAAAAGTTTGATAACATCTCTGATATCTTTGATGAAACCCAAATCCAACATTTGATCTGCTTCGTCCAAAATTAATATCTCAACGGCATCCAATTTTATATAACCCTGGCTTACCAAATCAAACATTCTGCCTGGTGTAGAAATAAGTATATCAACGCCTTCAGCAAGTTTATCTATTTGCGGCCATTGCTCCACACCTCCATGCAAACATAATATATTAAGTGGGGTGTACTTACTCAGGTTTGTAAACACTTCTGCTATTTGCACAGCCAGCTCACGCGTGGGCAGCATCACCAAACATCTAATGTTTTTTGTATAAGTATGTTGCTTCGGTTTGCGTTGCAATCTATGTATTACAGGAATTGCAAATGCGGCTGTTTTACCTGTTCCGGTTTGGGCAATCGCTAATATATTTTGCCCTTGTAATATGGCAGGAATCGATTTGAATTGTATATCCGTAGGGCGACTAAAACCTATTTC encodes:
- a CDS encoding DEAD/DEAH box helicase, which gives rise to MKFADYNISTELKKSIAEIGFSRPTDIQFKSIPAILQGQNILAIAQTGTGKTAAFAIPVIHRLQRKPKQHTYTKNIRCLVMLPTRELAVQIAEVFTNLSKYTPLNILCLHGGVEQWPQIDKLAEGVDILISTPGRMFDLVSQGYIKLDAVEILILDEADQMLDLGFIKDIRDVIKLLPFKRQTLFFSATIDKEIKKLAYAIVENPIRIHISPKNPVSKNVTHTVAYIGMDDKRFFLERLATEAPDSKILVFVRTKVRAERVHQAMERVGITSLTMHGDKEQDARLSAMTDFKNDKVKMLIATDVSARGIDISKVDYVINYDLPELPENYVHRVGRTGRGVLLGHAVSFCSPEEKPLLLEIEKYIGGPIDEVKIDKNDYEATLDFSKDANNNWSALINDAMKSEEEFQKKKKKK